The genomic window atatGTACATAACAtaaataaccatataatgtatatagaaaggaGACCTTTCTTCAAATTAGGGCATAAAGTACACCAGTACACgtaacacatgataacttatggAAGATAATCTACAGAGGAAtcgcacataaataacaaactaaggtgcattaatattaaatattgtaaagtaTGGGACAGATTAACTAGTAACACTTCAAATACAAACTGAATACAATAttgcaagtgtggcctaaccagggttttatagagctgcaacattacctcaccacTCTTGAACTCAAAGAACTCGAGTTCCtattctggtaaacctctgccctttttctaatattaaagggctggagagaaaaaaGGACGGAAGACACAAGGCAAGAAGACACCCACATATGCAAACTGATATATCCAAGCACTGAATCTGATGCTTCTGAAACATCACCACATTATTATCAGCTGTATAGTTTCAATAGGTGATTAGGAATtatccaaatatacactcagtggccactttattagatacacttgcttgttaatacaaatatctaatcaagtggcagcaactcaatgcataaaagcatgcagacaagagGTTCCAGCGTTATTCAGAtgaaacaccagaatggggaagaaacgggATCTAATGATGATTGGTGCCGAACAGGGTGCTTTAGTGGTCTGAGTACCTCAGAAATTGCTGCTGTCcgagattttcacatacaacagtctctagagtgtaCAAAGGATGGTGCAAACAAAACCCCCCCAAAAGCACACAGTGAGCATGccttgggtgaaaatgccttattaatgagagagggcagaagagaatggccagactgattcaagctgacaggaaggtgacagtaattcaaataaacatgcataaaaacagtggggtgcagaagagcatctctgaatacacaacatggAGAAACGAAGACCACAttgagtacctaataaagtggccactgactgtgtaTCAGTACAGTGCTTCATAGTGCACAAAAAGTCTGTGATCAAACGGTACCTCTTCATACTTGACCCACATCTCTTTGGGAAGGATCTGGTGCTTCATGCTCAAGTCCAAAGCTCGCTTTATGCGGAACACTCTATCATTGTAAAGGTTCTCAGGCAACCTTCTCACAGCCTCCTTCACATCATCATCTTCGTGCAGAGTGTCATCTCGCAGAAGACCTGCAAAAACAATTATGTGAAACAATGGACGTGGCAAATTCAGAAAACGCATGATGACATTGGCgtctttaaattttaaaaattactaagtttaatgattagctttatttgtcacatgtacgtcaacattctggaggaaggggaagaagccagaataatgaAGTTGGGGGACAGGGAGgcggacaagctagaaggtaacAGGTGAGGGATATTCTTTCTGTCTAGTGAGGCAGCTGTCAACAATGAAGTGGATTTTGCTCTGTTTTCCAACAATGAGAGTACAACAACATTTTTAGAAAACATTTAAATAGACAAGTAAAAAACAGACGGTTGCCCAACGGTTGCTAGGAAAGACATCGCACGAGTCCTGGAAGTTTCTGTCCACCGTTACTTGCATTCGTTGTAATGTGACTGATTTGGTAACAGCTGCTAAAAAAGATACCACTAAAGCCACGTggatggaattaggccattcagcccattgaatatgCTCTGtcataccatcatggctgatttattgtccctctcaaccccatccttctgctttcccctgtaacctttgatgccctgaataatcaagaacttatcaacctctgccttaaatagctCTAACATCTCCCCTAATCTCTTCTCTACACATCTTATATGGATGTCCCCTAGTATTGGCCATTACAGCCCTGGGAGCAATGTGGAAAAAATCAGTGCAATAAACAGAAACTTACCCAACTTATTAAATCCTGCAGCATTATAGTACCATTTCCGCAACTTCGGCAGCAAACCAGCTGATGCTTTGACTATGGGAAGATGGGAAAACATGTTACTCTCCTGTAAGACAAATCTTAAAATGAGATCACTAAATTGTGGTTAAATGGTCCTTTCCCCATGATATACAGCGGGGGTTCCCTATTGTTTTTATGCCAAGGACCCCTACTATTAACTGAGAGGTCCGTGGACTCTAGCTTAGAACCCCTgatacagagaaacatagaagacagtacagcacagaaagaggtccTTTGGCTCACCAAGGCATGCTAATTATTCTGCACCCATGTCTACACTGATCCATTTTCATCTCTCTACTTTCTCATGACACCCTGGTATGGAGGCACCGATGACAGGatcacaagagattgcagagagTCACAGACACAGccaactccatcacgggcacaacccccaccatcaagggcatTTTCAAGAGCAGCTGCCtcaagaagagggaaagggaataagcAGCCAGTACAAAGTAGCCCTGTGGCTGTTCCTTTCACTGTTTGGGGGGTGATGGAAGCCGCAGCAACCAggtgtctggccctgtggctcagaagggaagggacgAGGAGAGAGCTGCAATAGTGATAGAGGAGTCCATAATtaaaggagcagaaagcagattctgtgtACGTGAacgagacacccagatggtaagGTCAGAGATGTCTTGGATCGGGTCCGTCCAGGGCATTCtaagagggagggtgaacagctggatGTTGTGGTGTATATTGGTAcctatgacataggtaggaaaatggaGGTCCTGAGGaaagaatttagggagctaggtagaaaactgaaaagcaggatGTCCAGGATTGTTTTCTGGTCACGCACCGGTGAGGTAAGAATAGGACAATCTGGCAGATGAAATGGGAAGTGAACAGCAGAAGGTGTGGTTCatttaggtaccaatgacatggggaggacgagtgacgaggttctgcatagggatttAGGAGCCAAgttaaaaggcaggacctccaaggttatgatcccaggattgctacccatgccacacaCTAGTGAGGCCAGAGCTAGGAagtttatacagtttaatacatggctaaggagttggtgtaggagggatttttggatcattgggctccattccagggaaggtgggacatgCACAGGTGgggcagtttgcacctgaactggagagggacaaATATCCTAGCAGTTAAGTTTGTTAATACAGCCCGgtgaggtttaaactagaattgcagggggatgggaaccagagtgcctgaACAGTTAGTGTAAGGTTGTGGCAGTAGATGCTGGTAAGAcctcaaagttaggaatcaaaaggttgagcacagggtgactagtgtcctgagctgtgtatatttcaatacaagaagtatcataggaaaggtgaTTCATCGTGCTGAAGATgatgtagctggtttacaaacagaggcaatgaggGGAGGCTGTTGATGGGTCAAAACTACAGTCAACAGAATGAGCtgcaacataaaaggcagacaaaatcaaaaaagggtgaatacaggactgaagatgttgtatttgaatgtgcacagaatatggaataaggtagatgaacttgcagcagagttgcagattgtcaggtatgatgttgtaggcatcagtgAATCATTCCTGAAAGATTATTCCCGAGAGCTTGATGTCCCAGAATACACATTATGCCAAAAGGACacgcaggaaggcagaggaggcagCATTGCTCtgatggtaaaaaatgaaatcaaatcattagaaaggggcaACATAGGGTCAgcaggtgttgaatcattgtggataaagctaaggaactgcaagggcaaGACCCTGATACGAGTTGTATACagataaggatgtggtctacaaattacaacaggagatagaaaacacatgccaaaagggcagtgtgtagcggtgtgctacacacagcgctaaaattacgacacggagtcagtaactgcag from Hypanus sabinus isolate sHypSab1 chromosome 1, sHypSab1.hap1, whole genome shotgun sequence includes these protein-coding regions:
- the LOC132402333 gene encoding cytochrome b-c1 complex subunit 7-like isoform X3; protein product: MAARAPVKASAGLLPKLRKWYYNAAGFNKLGLLRDDTLHEDDDVKEAVRRLPENLYNDRVFRIKRALDLSMKHQILPKEMWVKYEEVPFDHRLFVHYEALY
- the LOC132402333 gene encoding cytochrome b-c1 complex subunit 7-like isoform X2 — encoded protein: MAARAPVKASAGLLPKLRKWYYNAAGFNKLGLLRDDTLHEDDDVKEAVRRLPENLYNDRVFRIKRALDLSMKHQILPKEMWVKYEEDIRYLQPYLKEVISERKEKEEWNKK
- the LOC132402333 gene encoding cytochrome b-c1 complex subunit 7-like isoform X1 → MFSHLPIVKASAGLLPKLRKWYYNAAGFNKLGLLRDDTLHEDDDVKEAVRRLPENLYNDRVFRIKRALDLSMKHQILPKEMWVKYEEDIRYLQPYLKEVISERKEKEEWNKK